In Rahnella variigena, one DNA window encodes the following:
- a CDS encoding LysR family transcriptional regulator, whose amino-acid sequence MSHIELRHLRYFIAVADELHFGRAAERLHISQPPLSQQIQALEAHVGAALFYRSNRTVRLTQAGQVFLSEARQILQRVDEASAQAARIHRGESGNLTLGLTSSAPFLRRVSSTLHRFRLTYPDVNIRIEQLNSKQQIEPLLEGKLDLGMMRNGELPPELEHHLVLTEPLIAVVHKDHPLNALAEGELTFQHLADQPFVFFSKDVGTSLYDDILGQLKAQGITPFITQEVGEPLTIIGLVAAGLGVSILPASYLRIQVEGVRYLRFGNLHGTTQLWLVNHATRPLTAATRAFMALLLHDD is encoded by the coding sequence ATGAGTCACATTGAGCTGCGTCATTTACGTTATTTCATCGCGGTTGCGGATGAACTGCATTTTGGCCGGGCGGCGGAGCGTTTGCATATTTCCCAGCCGCCGCTGAGCCAGCAAATTCAGGCGCTGGAAGCGCATGTCGGCGCGGCACTGTTTTATCGCAGTAACCGCACCGTGCGGCTGACGCAGGCGGGTCAGGTGTTTCTGTCAGAAGCGCGTCAGATTTTACAACGTGTGGATGAGGCCTCGGCGCAGGCGGCGCGTATTCACCGCGGGGAATCCGGGAATCTGACACTCGGGCTGACGTCTTCGGCGCCGTTTTTACGCCGGGTTTCAAGTACGTTGCATCGGTTTCGCCTGACGTATCCTGACGTGAATATCCGCATCGAACAGCTCAACAGCAAACAGCAAATCGAACCGCTGCTGGAAGGAAAACTGGATCTGGGGATGATGCGCAACGGCGAGCTGCCGCCGGAACTGGAACATCATCTGGTACTGACTGAACCCCTGATTGCGGTAGTCCATAAAGACCATCCGCTTAATGCGCTGGCCGAGGGCGAACTGACGTTTCAGCATCTGGCCGATCAGCCATTTGTGTTCTTCTCTAAAGATGTCGGTACATCGCTGTACGACGATATTCTCGGGCAGTTGAAAGCGCAGGGCATTACGCCGTTTATCACCCAGGAAGTCGGGGAACCACTGACGATCATCGGGCTGGTGGCGGCAGGGCTGGGCGTATCGATTTTACCGGCGTCTTATTTGCGGATTCAGGTGGAAGGCGTGCGCTATCTGCGCTTCGGCAATTTGCATGGCACGACGCAATTATGGCTGGTGAATCATGCGACTCGTCCTCTTACGGCGGCGACCCGCGCGTTTATGGCATTGTTGCTCCACGATGACTGA
- the mlc gene encoding sugar metabolism global transcriptional regulator Mlc: MIPDGQPGHIDQIKQTNVGAVYRLIDQFGPISRIELSKKAQLAPASITKIVRELLQAHLVLETEFQDPGSRGRPAIGLALDTQAWHYLSARISPGTVTLGLRDLSSKLVVEEVLPLPVQAPEPLLKRIISEIDQFFIRHQRKLERLTAIAITLPGMIDARRGIVHRMPFYHDVFDMPLGDTLSVHTGLPVYVQHDIGAWTLAESLYGASRGCKNVVQVVIDHNVGVGVITSGRVLHAGSSSVAEIGHTQVDPYGRRCYCGNHGCLETVASTDSILELVRQRLTVPVPASLLHGVSLTIEAVCDAANRGDQLARDVIISVGQSVGRILAIMVNLFNPEKVLIGSPLNLSQDILHPAIMSCIQQQSLPAYSENIKLESTQFYNQGTMPGAALVKDALYSGSLIIKLLQG, from the coding sequence GTGATCCCCGACGGGCAACCAGGACATATCGACCAGATTAAACAAACCAATGTCGGTGCTGTGTACCGCCTGATAGATCAGTTTGGTCCCATTTCGCGTATCGAGCTTTCGAAAAAAGCACAGCTGGCTCCGGCCAGTATCACCAAGATTGTCCGCGAGTTGTTACAGGCTCATCTGGTGCTGGAAACGGAGTTTCAGGATCCCGGCAGTCGCGGGCGTCCGGCCATTGGTCTGGCGCTGGATACGCAGGCCTGGCACTACCTTTCTGCCCGTATCAGTCCCGGAACCGTGACCTTAGGTTTGCGGGATTTGAGCAGTAAACTGGTAGTGGAAGAAGTGCTGCCATTGCCGGTTCAGGCTCCGGAACCGCTGCTCAAACGTATTATCTCTGAAATCGATCAGTTCTTTATCCGTCATCAGCGCAAACTCGAACGCCTTACCGCCATCGCCATTACCCTGCCGGGGATGATAGATGCACGCAGGGGCATTGTTCACCGTATGCCGTTTTACCATGACGTGTTTGATATGCCGCTTGGCGACACGCTTTCCGTACATACCGGTCTGCCGGTTTATGTGCAGCACGATATCGGTGCGTGGACGCTGGCGGAGTCGCTTTATGGCGCCTCCCGTGGCTGTAAAAACGTCGTTCAGGTAGTGATTGATCACAATGTCGGTGTGGGCGTTATCACCAGCGGACGCGTTCTGCATGCGGGTAGCAGCAGTGTGGCGGAAATTGGTCATACGCAGGTGGATCCTTACGGCAGGCGGTGTTATTGCGGCAATCATGGGTGTCTGGAGACGGTGGCCAGCACGGACAGTATTCTCGAACTTGTACGTCAGCGTCTGACGGTACCGGTTCCAGCCAGCTTACTGCATGGGGTTTCGCTGACCATTGAGGCCGTATGCGACGCCGCTAACCGTGGCGATCAACTGGCGCGCGATGTGATTATCAGTGTCGGTCAGAGCGTAGGGCGAATTCTCGCGATCATGGTGAATCTGTTTAATCCGGAAAAAGTGCTGATCGGCTCGCCGCTTAATTTATCTCAGGATATTCTCCATCCCGCGATAATGTCCTGTATTCAGCAGCAGTCACTTCCTGCATATAGCGAGAATATCAAACTCGAATCGACGCAATTCTATAATCAGGGAACTATGCCCGGTGCGGCATTAGTCAAAGACGCGTTATACAGCGGCTCCCTGATAATAAAATTACTGCAAGGCTAA
- the bioD gene encoding dethiobiotin synthase, producing the protein MLTHFFVTGTDARVGKTIVTRALLQALAAQDRCVLGYKPIATGSQELADGVRNKDAVTLQQSSSISYPFNKITPLALADEDIYASQIPGNVFEIMTNGLNFMREEADSVVVEGCDGWRTLITPHLFYSDWVRQQNMPVVLVVGIQEGCVSHALLTAQAIIADGLPLIGWVANRINPCLAHYQETIDAISANISAPLLGEIPYLPRAESRDMARYIDLSSFNLKTMTHA; encoded by the coding sequence ATGTTAACGCACTTTTTCGTCACGGGTACGGACGCCCGTGTAGGTAAAACCATTGTCACACGTGCCTTGCTTCAGGCCTTAGCCGCGCAGGACCGCTGCGTTTTAGGCTATAAACCTATTGCAACAGGCAGCCAGGAGTTGGCCGACGGGGTTCGAAATAAAGATGCGGTAACTCTCCAGCAGTCATCTTCTATTTCTTATCCTTTTAATAAAATAACCCCTCTGGCGTTGGCGGATGAAGATATTTATGCCAGCCAGATCCCCGGGAATGTGTTTGAAATAATGACCAATGGTCTTAATTTCATGCGTGAAGAGGCGGATTCAGTGGTTGTTGAAGGATGTGATGGCTGGAGAACATTGATTACTCCGCATCTTTTTTATTCTGACTGGGTACGCCAGCAAAATATGCCGGTGGTATTAGTGGTCGGTATTCAGGAAGGTTGCGTCAGCCATGCATTATTAACAGCGCAGGCAATTATTGCTGATGGTTTACCGTTGATTGGCTGGGTGGCAAATCGCATTAATCCGTGCCTGGCTCACTATCAGGAAACGATTGACGCGATAAGCGCCAATATTTCAGCACCGCTTCTGGGGGAAATTCCGTATTTACCCCGCGCTGAAAGCCGCGATATGGCCAGGTATATCGACCTGTCCAGCTTCAATCTCAAAACAATGACCCACGCCTGA
- a CDS encoding MDR family MFS transporter → MAVNHSEVQTSAVKSSHRPLILIACMLSMFMAAVEVTIVATAMPTIIGDLGGFSLLGWVFAVYLLTQAITVPIYGRLADLYGCRKMFFIGTTLFLIGSVLCGFAPSLGWMIGFRALQGLGAGAITPIATTLIANVYGPQERAKAQGYLSSVWGVSAIVGPLMGAFIVSHFPWAVVFWVNVPIGLVAMAILIKYLPPDGQRKPHQLDLAGTTYLTLAVASLLLALLQAEALGYWALALLAFAVVNGGLLVRQERKTPEPLFPLALWDSKVIIAGNVGGLIIGATMMGISAFLPTYVQGVLGGTPLEAGTTLALMSIGWPLASMFSSRMMQATSYRTTAVTGGLLLVGGSLALLLLSPSSGLWMARIAAFSIGAGMGLSNTTFIVSVQNSAEPAIRGIATASTLFTRMLGSAIGTAVLGATLNLNLEYRLPQVNDPVQQLMEKATRSAMDAGQLNMLTDSVAASLHWVFVVSAVVSVLAVAAGLLIPSGDRPRREAQRES, encoded by the coding sequence ATGGCCGTCAATCATTCTGAAGTCCAAACATCTGCTGTTAAATCTTCCCACCGTCCGCTGATCCTCATTGCCTGCATGTTGTCGATGTTTATGGCCGCGGTAGAAGTGACCATTGTCGCGACCGCGATGCCGACCATCATCGGCGATCTCGGTGGTTTTTCACTGCTTGGCTGGGTATTCGCCGTCTATCTTCTGACGCAGGCGATTACGGTGCCCATTTACGGGCGGCTGGCGGATTTGTACGGCTGCCGGAAAATGTTTTTCATCGGCACCACCTTGTTTCTTATTGGTTCGGTTCTGTGCGGCTTCGCGCCGTCGCTGGGCTGGATGATCGGTTTTCGTGCGTTGCAGGGGCTGGGCGCTGGCGCCATTACGCCCATTGCCACGACGCTGATTGCCAATGTCTACGGTCCGCAGGAAAGGGCGAAAGCGCAGGGGTATTTGTCCAGCGTTTGGGGCGTGTCGGCGATAGTCGGCCCGCTGATGGGGGCGTTTATTGTTTCCCATTTTCCGTGGGCGGTGGTGTTTTGGGTGAACGTGCCTATCGGCCTGGTGGCAATGGCGATCCTGATCAAATACCTGCCGCCGGACGGTCAGCGTAAACCGCATCAGCTGGATCTTGCCGGAACCACTTATCTCACGCTCGCCGTCGCTTCCTTATTACTGGCGCTGTTACAGGCCGAAGCTCTGGGCTACTGGGCGCTGGCGTTGCTGGCGTTTGCTGTTGTCAACGGCGGATTACTGGTGCGTCAGGAGCGTAAAACGCCTGAACCGCTGTTCCCGCTGGCGCTGTGGGACAGCAAAGTAATTATTGCCGGTAATGTCGGTGGTCTGATTATCGGCGCGACCATGATGGGGATCAGCGCGTTCCTGCCGACTTACGTTCAGGGCGTTCTCGGCGGAACACCGCTGGAGGCGGGCACCACGCTGGCGCTGATGTCCATCGGCTGGCCGCTGGCAAGCATGTTCAGCAGCCGCATGATGCAGGCAACGTCGTATCGGACCACGGCGGTGACGGGGGGATTGCTGCTGGTGGGCGGAAGTCTGGCGCTTTTATTGCTTTCGCCGTCGTCGGGATTGTGGATGGCGCGCATCGCGGCGTTTTCTATCGGCGCAGGCATGGGGCTTTCTAACACCACATTTATCGTTTCAGTGCAGAACAGCGCAGAACCGGCGATCCGCGGCATTGCTACCGCGTCGACGCTGTTCACGCGGATGCTTGGCTCAGCCATCGGCACGGCGGTATTGGGCGCGACGCTGAATCTTAATCTGGAATACCGGCTGCCGCAGGTGAACGATCCGGTTCAGCAACTGATGGAAAAAGCCACGCGCAGCGCGATGGACGCTGGACAGCTGAATATGCTGACCGACAGCGTGGCCGCTTCGCTGCACTGGGTATTCGTGGTGTCGGCGGTGGTTTCAGTGCTGGCGGTCGCCGCCGGTTTGCTAATCCCGTCTGGCGACCGCCCGCGCCGTGAAGCGCAGCGGGAAAGTTAA
- a CDS encoding ABC transporter permease, with protein sequence MNRNAFLPGVTGIALLLLVAVPVAFVVLQAVFPHLDTGSYSAPFSTFTRVFAEPSLQALFATTLKVGLGVALCSALIGVPLGALRGLFALPGAVLWDVVFLIPFLIPPYIAALSWMLALQTNGYVQQLLPWLHLNDFLFSLPGMVAVMTLNVFPVVYFAVSRSMAASGSRLADVARIHGAGPWRAFIRITLPMALPAMASSLLLAFTLSIEEYGVPGALGSRSGILMLTTGIEQRLADWPIDMPGAAVLSLLLVAIALCAYSVQRAVLAGKNVESMTGKPADVTQKSLAGWTLPVMALFTVVAFIAVALPIVSTLVTAFSGTLSGGLTLSNFTLRHFGNLFAAHSDALGALSTSLSLALGTALIAGATGFLASWLVVARKIRGAALIDGLSLFPATLPGIVVGVGLILAWNRSFWPVTPYNTWGILLLSYCCLLLPYPVRYVSAALKQIGGNLDAAARVHGATAAQALRMILLPLVFPSLLASMMMVFAVASRELVTSLLLSPAGVQTVSVYVWRQFEQGSVGDGMAMASIAVLLSLTLMLIAFRLQQRQTS encoded by the coding sequence ATGAATAGAAACGCTTTTTTACCGGGCGTAACGGGCATCGCGCTGCTGTTACTGGTCGCGGTGCCGGTGGCATTTGTGGTCTTGCAGGCGGTTTTTCCGCATCTGGATACCGGCAGTTATTCGGCGCCATTCAGCACTTTTACCCGCGTTTTTGCCGAACCTTCGTTGCAGGCACTGTTTGCCACCACGCTGAAAGTCGGACTGGGCGTGGCGTTATGCAGCGCGCTGATCGGCGTGCCTCTGGGCGCGCTGCGCGGATTATTCGCCCTGCCCGGCGCCGTTCTGTGGGATGTGGTTTTTCTGATCCCTTTTTTAATACCGCCTTATATCGCTGCGCTGTCGTGGATGCTGGCGCTGCAAACCAACGGTTACGTACAGCAATTGCTGCCGTGGCTGCATCTGAATGATTTTCTGTTTTCACTGCCGGGTATGGTGGCAGTGATGACGCTCAACGTTTTTCCGGTGGTCTATTTTGCTGTCTCGCGCAGCATGGCCGCCAGCGGCAGCCGTCTGGCGGATGTGGCGCGTATTCATGGCGCAGGCCCCTGGCGGGCATTTATCCGCATCACGTTGCCGATGGCCTTACCGGCCATGGCCTCCAGTCTGCTGCTGGCGTTTACCCTGTCGATAGAAGAATACGGCGTGCCCGGCGCGTTAGGTTCGCGAAGCGGCATTCTGATGCTGACGACCGGTATCGAACAGCGTCTTGCCGACTGGCCGATTGATATGCCGGGAGCTGCGGTGCTATCGCTGCTGCTGGTGGCGATCGCACTTTGCGCTTACAGCGTACAACGCGCGGTGCTGGCCGGTAAAAATGTCGAGAGCATGACCGGCAAACCGGCTGATGTGACACAGAAATCGCTGGCAGGCTGGACGTTGCCGGTGATGGCGTTATTTACCGTCGTGGCGTTTATTGCGGTGGCGCTGCCGATTGTCTCCACACTGGTGACGGCATTTTCCGGCACCCTTTCCGGCGGACTGACGCTTTCCAATTTCACATTACGGCACTTTGGCAATCTGTTTGCTGCGCATAGCGATGCGCTCGGTGCGCTGTCGACCAGTCTCAGTCTGGCGCTGGGCACGGCGCTGATCGCCGGTGCGACGGGATTTCTGGCGTCATGGCTGGTGGTGGCACGCAAAATTCGCGGGGCGGCGTTGATTGACGGACTTTCGCTTTTTCCGGCAACGCTGCCGGGTATCGTGGTGGGTGTCGGGCTGATCCTGGCCTGGAATCGCAGTTTCTGGCCCGTGACGCCGTATAACACCTGGGGGATCCTGCTGTTGTCATATTGCTGTCTGCTGCTGCCTTATCCGGTGCGTTATGTCAGCGCGGCGCTAAAGCAGATTGGCGGTAATCTCGATGCGGCGGCACGGGTACACGGCGCGACTGCCGCGCAGGCATTGCGGATGATCCTGCTGCCGCTGGTGTTCCCGAGTTTACTGGCGTCAATGATGATGGTATTTGCGGTAGCGTCGCGTGAACTGGTGACGTCGCTGTTACTGTCACCGGCAGGTGTGCAGACGGTTTCCGTGTATGTCTGGCGGCAGTTTGAACAGGGTTCGGTGGGCGACGGGATGGCGATGGCGTCGATTGCCGTACTGCTGAGCCTGACGCTGATGTTAATCGCATTCAGGCTACAGCAGCGTCAGACGTCTTAA
- a CDS encoding ABC transporter substrate-binding protein yields MTAMTLSLAMAAGSAQALTLYTAGPGSLAKKLAAGYEKQTGVKVDVFQATTGKVMARLEAEQANPRADVLISASWDTATDLEQRGWLLEYQSPNAEQVPAQFKTPYYVAQGISALGIVWNTKSGTTEPKDWGDLAKPEFKDKVTTPDPSLSGASLDLLIGLQNAHAQQAWKLFEDLKANGMIIAGPNAQALTPVLQGAKAAVFGAVDYVSYGSVQDGESVKVIFPSSGTVIAPRPMMILKSSQQQKEAKAFIDYALSPEGQKLVADAWLMPARTDIDAKRPLFKTLKLLPEASQASASRKDVLERFAKLFGQQ; encoded by the coding sequence ATGACAGCAATGACTCTTTCTCTCGCAATGGCAGCCGGCAGTGCTCAGGCACTGACGCTCTACACCGCCGGGCCGGGTTCACTGGCAAAAAAACTGGCAGCAGGCTATGAAAAACAAACCGGCGTAAAAGTCGATGTGTTCCAGGCAACAACCGGCAAAGTCATGGCGCGGCTGGAAGCCGAACAGGCTAATCCGCGCGCGGACGTCTTAATTTCAGCGTCCTGGGATACCGCAACCGACCTCGAGCAACGTGGCTGGCTGCTGGAATATCAAAGCCCGAATGCAGAACAGGTTCCGGCACAATTCAAAACGCCGTATTACGTCGCGCAGGGTATTTCCGCGCTGGGTATCGTGTGGAACACCAAAAGCGGTACTACCGAACCAAAAGACTGGGGCGATTTAGCCAAACCGGAATTCAAAGACAAAGTCACCACGCCGGATCCGTCGCTTTCTGGTGCTTCTTTAGATTTGCTGATCGGGTTACAAAATGCGCATGCACAGCAGGCCTGGAAGCTGTTTGAAGATTTGAAAGCCAACGGCATGATTATCGCTGGTCCGAATGCGCAGGCGCTGACGCCGGTCTTGCAGGGGGCAAAAGCCGCGGTATTCGGCGCAGTGGATTATGTGTCTTATGGCAGCGTGCAGGACGGCGAATCAGTCAAAGTGATTTTCCCAAGCAGCGGCACGGTTATCGCGCCGCGTCCGATGATGATCCTCAAATCCAGCCAGCAGCAGAAAGAAGCCAAAGCATTCATAGATTACGCGCTCTCGCCTGAAGGCCAGAAACTGGTCGCCGATGCGTGGCTGATGCCAGCACGCACGGACATTGATGCCAAACGCCCATTGTTTAAAACATTGAAATTGCTGCCAGAAGCCTCACAGGCTTCAGCATCCCGTAAAGACGTTCTCGAGCGTTTTGCGAAGCTGTTCGGCCAGCAATAA
- a CDS encoding ABC transporter ATP-binding protein → MIIPAHTGGNAPARMSSPPAIAIHQVSHYFGSNPVLNHVNLSVPEGTILALLGPSGCGKSTLLKMLAGLLHPASGQISFDGEIVASGKLSVPPEKRNLGMAFQDYALWPHMNVRQNVAFPLQMRGIRGAAQHEKVMAALERVGLADFVSRRPSELSGGQQQRVALARAIVAEPRILLFDEPLSNLDRDLRESLCEEMATLLRQLGTTAVYVTHDQHEAHALAHRIARMDKGAIASIDQIDPSVVSPFVA, encoded by the coding sequence ATGATCATTCCAGCTCATACCGGCGGGAATGCGCCTGCGCGCATGTCTTCTCCCCCTGCCATCGCTATTCATCAGGTGTCCCATTACTTTGGGAGCAACCCGGTACTCAATCATGTCAATTTATCCGTGCCGGAAGGTACGATCCTCGCCCTGCTTGGCCCTTCGGGCTGCGGGAAAAGCACGCTGCTGAAAATGCTGGCGGGGCTACTCCATCCCGCGTCGGGGCAAATCAGTTTTGATGGCGAAATCGTCGCCAGCGGGAAACTCAGCGTGCCGCCGGAAAAACGCAATCTCGGGATGGCGTTTCAGGATTACGCCCTGTGGCCGCACATGAACGTGCGCCAGAACGTGGCGTTTCCGTTGCAAATGCGCGGGATCCGTGGCGCAGCTCAACACGAGAAAGTAATGGCCGCGCTGGAGCGCGTCGGGCTGGCGGATTTTGTCTCGCGCCGCCCTTCTGAACTTTCCGGTGGTCAGCAGCAGCGCGTGGCGCTGGCACGGGCGATTGTCGCCGAGCCGCGTATTTTGCTTTTCGATGAACCACTGTCAAATCTTGACCGCGACCTGCGCGAAAGCCTGTGCGAAGAAATGGCGACATTGTTGCGCCAGCTCGGCACCACGGCGGTGTATGTCACCCACGATCAGCACGAAGCTCATGCACTCGCTCACCGCATTGCGCGCATGGACAAAGGCGCCATCGCCAGCATCGACCAGATTGACCCTTCCGTTGTTTCACCTTTTGTTGCTTAA